From the Brachyspira intermedia PWS/A genome, the window AATTCAGCACAGCAAGTATTCAATGATATGAATAGCGTTTCAAATGGACAATTTACACCTGAAGATATTGCAAAAATAAATCAATTATCAAATAGTATTAATTTACAGGATTCAGTATCTATAATGTCTTATGGATCAGCAGCTCAAAATAAAATGATACAGTTTTCTGAAAATACTTTAAGTAATGTTATGAATAAAGATTTAGGCGAAGTAGGAGAGGCTATTACTGATGTTATAACAGAACTTAAAGGTTTTGATATAGAAAATGAAACTAAAGGAAAAGGTTTATTCGGATTCTTCAAGAAAGCCGCTAATAATATTACTAAATTAAAAGCTAAATATACTAGTGTAGAAGCTAATATTGATAGTATTGTAAAAAATCTAGAAGCACATCAAAGAAATCTTCTAAAAGACATAAGTATTTTAGACCAAATGTATAATTATAATCTAGAATATTTGAAAGAACTTGAAATTTATATAGAGGCAGGAAAACAGAAACTTAATCATTTAATGGCTAATGAAATACCTGCTTTAGAATCAAAGGCTATTGCAAGTAATACTGCTGAAGATGCACAATTGGCTAGAGATTTTAAAGATTTAGCTAATAGATTTGAAAAAAGAATACATGATTTAGAGCTTACAAAGACAATTTCTATACAGACAATACCTCAAATACGTTTGGTTCAGAATAATAATGTTATAATGACAGAAAAAATTCAATCAACTATAACAAATACAATACCTCTTTGGAAGAATCAAATGGTTCTTGCTATAGGACTTCATCATTCTAATGAGGCAGCAAAAGCACAAAGAGCTGTTACTGATACTACAAATGAGTTGTTAAGAAAGAATGCCGACATGCTTAAAACTTCTACTATAGAAACAGCTAGGGAATCAGAAAGAGGAATAGTTGATATTGAAACTTTAAAACATACAAATCAGCAGTTAATATCTACTTTAGATGAAGTTATGAAAATACAGACTGAAGGCAGAGAAAAGAGAAGGGCTGCAGAGCTAGAACTTAGAAATATAGAAAATGAACTTAAAACAAAAATATTGAATGTATCTAGAGAATAAATTATTTTCTAGTATAAAACAAAAAGCTCATCTGTATATTTTATATAGATGAGCTTTTTTATTATCAATATTATAAATATTTTAAATAAAGAATCTGTTTATATAGTCAATTACAAATATAGCTAATACTATGAAAGGTAGAATATATGAAACATAGAATCTAGCCCATTGAGGGAATTTTATTCCTTTTCCTGTATCAGCTTCTTTTATAAAATTACCCCAGCCCCAACCAAATTCTCTTGTACAGAATATCAGTATTATTATACCGCCTATAGGAAGGAAATTGTTGCTTACAAGAAAATCAAGTCCGTCAGCTATAGTGCTTCCTTCTCCAAGAGGTTTTATAAATGAAAGTAAATTAAATCCTAAAGCTGTAGGAAGGCTCAATATAAATATAGTAATTGATACTATTATAGTAGTTTTTTTACGAGGCATTTTAGTTTCAGACATAGTAAATGCAATTAAATTTTCAAATACCGCTATAATAGTAGTTAAAGCAGCCATTGATAAGAATAAGAAGAATAATGCTCCCCATAATCTTCCTAGTACCATAGAATTAAATATATTCGGTAAAGTTAAGAATACTAATCCGGCACCTTCTCCAGGATTTATTCCAAAAGAGAATGTTGTAGGAAATATTACAAGACCTGAAAGAAATGCTATTAAAGTATCAAGTCCCATAACCATTATAGATTCACCTGTAAGGGAGTAGTTTTTATCAATATAGCTTCCGAATATGGTCATAGCTCCAATTCCTAAACTCAAAGTAAAGAATGACTGACCTATAGCAGCATAAGCAACAGAGAAAAATCCTTTAAGCCCTCCGCTGAACATTTTGTTTGTATCAGGAAGTAAGTAGAATTTAAGTCCTTCTTTAGCATTAGGAAGAGTAACAGCTCTTATTATAAGCACCAAAAGAACCAATAAAAGAAGAGTCATCATAACTTTAGTAACTTTTTCAACTCCATTTTCAAGCCCCATCATACATACAAATGTTGCTATTATAACAGTTACAGTCATCCAAAGTATTAAAGTAGAAGGAGAAGCAAGAACAGAGCCAAAGAATTCACCTACCTGCTGCGGATTGAGTCCTTGAAGTTTTCCTGCTGCCATAAAATAACAGTATGATAAACACCAGCCCGCTACAGTAGTATAAAACATCATAAGAAGCACACAACCGAATATCTGTATATATCCTATTATATGCCATTTATATCCCGGCTTTTGTAAAGCTCTGTAAGAACCAGCTAAATCTCTTTTACCTGCTCTTCCAACAGAAAATTCCATTACAAGTATAGGAAGTCCCAATATTACAAGAGAAATTAAATAAAGAAGTACAAAAAGTGCTCCTCCATACTTTCCTGTAATATAAGGAAATCTCCATACATTACCTAATCCTATAGCACATCCTGCCGAAACCAATAAAAAACCTAATCTGCTTGAGAGTTTTTCTCTATTATTATCATGCATAATTCACACCTATAATATATTTATATCAAAGAATATTTTATAAAAAATATCATTATTTTGACATTATCAAATTATTTATATAATTAGTATATACATTCATATCATTAGTATTTTCTATTAAAATAAATTCCACTCTTCTGTTTTCTTCAATTTTTTTATATTCACTTAGTAAATCCTGAAGTCCGTAATTGGTTAATTTACTTACAATACCATTTGTTACAGCCAAATACACATTATAAGACCTTTTATATGATAATTCATCAATATTTTTTCTATTGTAGAGGAATAATATATCCTTTCTATCATATCCATTAGTAGTTTTTTTATATTCATTAGTACTTATATGACCTTCTATAATAATCATCATAATATTAGTACTTGTGCTTACATCTCCAACATATTTAACAGTTTTTAAATATTTATTTAAATCTAATTCTCCACTGTTAAACTGAAATAATATATTTTTAGGAACTATTAATACTTTTCCTCTTTCTGTCATTTTATATTTATATTTTATTTCTCTAGGCTTTTTGTAAGTTGATATTACTATTGCTCCATAAGCATTCAAAGCTACTAGCAATAGAATAAAGAATATATTTATTTTTTTTAACATATTTTAATTTTCCTTTTTTACATCAAATAATTATACAATATATAAAAAAAATTTAAATATTTTTTTGTTATTAGATAAAAAGGCAAAAATAAAAATTGATTAATAATGTAATGCTTAATTTATTTCAAAAATTAAGTAAAGATAAAAAAAATTAATGAAATTTTTACAATAAAATTGACAATAAGAAAAATAACATTATACTATATAATAAGTAATGACTTAAAGTTTATATAAATATTTTATTTTAGAGGAGAGTTTATTATGGCATCAAAAAAGATGGTTTACTTCTTCGGTAACGGTAAATCTGAAGGCGCTAAAGAAACTAAAGCTCTTTTAGGTGGTAAAGGTTTAGGACTTGCACAAATGACAGAAAGTAAAGTACCTGTGCCTGCTGGTTTTACAATTACTACAGAAGTTTGTGATTATTATTCAAAAAATAAGTCATACCCTAAGGGTTTAGAAAAAATGGTTGATGAAAACATCAAAAAGCTTGAAAAGGCTATGAATATGAAATTCGGTGATGTTAATAAACCTTTACTTGTTTCAGTTCGTTCCGGAGCTGCTATATCTATGCCTGGTATGATGGATACTATTCTTAACCTAGGTATTAATGAAAAAGTAGTAGAAGGTCTTGTAGCAAAAACTAATAATCCTAGATTTGCTTGGGATGCTTATAGAAGATTTATACAGATGTTCGGCGATGTTGCTATGGGCGTTGATCATGATAAATTTGAAGAAATATTAGATGAAAGAAAAAAAGCTATAGCACCTAAAGTTGGAAAACCTGAAAAAGAGGTTAAAGACACTGATTTAGATGTTGAAGAATTAAAAATAGTAGTAGAAAAATATAAAGCTATGTATAAAGAGGAGAAAGGAGAAGAATTCCCTGAAGATCCTAAAGTACAGTTATGGCATGCTATCAATGCTGTATTTAGAAGCTGGAATAACCCTAGAGCTGAAGCATACAGAAAATTAAATGACATAAGAGGTCTTTTAGGTACTGCTGTAAACGTTCAAGCCATGGTATTTGGTAATATGGGAAATACTTCTGCTACAGGTGTATGTTTCTCTCGTAACCCTTCTACTGGTGAAAATAAATTCTATGGTGAGTTCTTAATCAATGCTCAAGGTGAAGACGTTGTTGCTGGTATCAGAACTCCTCAAGAAATTACATTAGAGGGCAGTTTAGAATGGGCTAAAAACAACAATATTAGCGAAGAAGAAAGAAAAGCAAAATATCCTTCTCTTGAAGAGGTTATGCCTTCTGTTTATAAACAATTAGTAAGTTATAAAAATCAATTAGAAAAATATTACAGTGATATGCAGGATATGGAGTTTACTATACAGGAAGGTAAGCTTTATATGCTTCAAACTCGTAATGGTAAAAGAACTGCTGCTGCTGCTGTAAGAATAGCTGTTGAACTTGCTGAAGCTAAAATAATTTCTAAAGAAGAAGCTTTAATGAGAGTAAATCCTTCTGATTTGGATCAATTACTTCACCCAATGTTCGATCCTACTGCTAAAAAAGGAGCTAAAGTTCTTGCTAAAGGATTAAATGCTTCTCCTGGTGCTGCTGTTGGTAAAGTAGTATTTGCTGCTGACAGAGCTGAAGCTATGAAAGAGGCAGGAGAACAGACTATACTTGTTCGTATAGAAACTAGCCCTGAAGATATTAAAGGTATGAACGCTGCTGAAGGTATATTGACAGCAAGAGGCGGTTCTACTTCACATGCTGCTGTTGTTGCACGCGGTATGGGTAAATGCTGTGTTGCTGGATGTAGTGCTTTAGAAATAGACTATGCTAATAAATGCATGAAAGTAGGCGATGATGTAGTTAATGAAGGCGATTATATTTCTATAGACGGTTCTACTGGTGAAGTTATGTTAGGACAAGTTGCTACTAAAGAAGCTGAAATGTCTGAAGACTTCAAAAAACTTATGCAATGGGCTGATGATAAGAGAAAAGAAAAGAAATTTGAAGTTCATACTAATGCTGATACTCCTAATGATGCACAAATTGCTAGAAAATTTGGTGCTGAAGGTATCGGACTTTGCAGAACTGAGCATATGTTCTTCAATGCTGATAGAATTAAGAGTGTAAGACAGCTTATACTTGTTGCTGAAGAAGTTAAGCAGTTAAAAGAAAAATTGGAAGCTGCTGAAAAAATAGGCGATAAGAAAACTATAGAAGAGCTTGAGCCTTTATATAAAGAGCCAAGAAAACTTTATGATGAAGCTTTAGACAGCATTCTTCCTATGCAAAGAGAAGACTTTATCGGAATATTTACTGCTATGAATGGATATCCTGTAACAGTAAGACTTCTTGACCCACCTTTGCATGAATTCATTCCTCATGAAGATTCTCAATTACAAGAACTTTCTAATGAAATGAATGTTTCTTTCGAGAAACTTAGAGCTATTAGAGATAGTTTACATGAATTTAACCCAATGCTTGGACATAGAGGCTGCCGTCTTGGTATTACTTATCCTGAAATCTATGATATGCAGGCTAGAGCTATATTAGAGGCTGCTGTTAAAGTTAAGAAAAACGGTGTAGATGTTCATCCTGAAATAATGATCCCTCTTGTTGGTACTTTAAAAGAGCTTAAAATGATAAAAGATAGAATCATTAAAATAGCTGAGGAAGTATTTGCAAAAGAAGGTTCTTCAGTTAAGTATAAAGTTGGTACTATGATAGAAGTTCCTAGAGCTGCTTTAGTTGCTGATAAGATCGCTACAGAAGCTGAATTCTTCTCATTCGGTACTAATGACTTAACTCAAATGGGAGGTGGTTTCTCAAGAGATGATGCCGGTAAATTCTTGAAAGACTATGTAAATAAAGAGATATACGAGAAAGATCCTTTCCAATCATTGGATCAGGAAGGTATAGGAGAGCTTTTGAGAATTGGTGTTACTAAAGGTAGAGCTGCTAATAAAAATCTAACAGTTGGTATCTGCGGTGAGCATGGAGGAGATCCTGCTACAGTTATGTTCTGCTACAGTATAGGACTTAACTATGTAAGCTGTTCACCTTATAGAGTACCTATAGCAAGACTTGCTGCTGCTCAGGGAATAATAAGTTCTAAGCCGGCTAAAAAATCTGCTGCTAAGAAGCCAGCTGCAAAAAAAGCCGCTTCTAAAACTGCATCTGCTAAAAAACCTGCAGCAAAAAAAACAGCTTCTAAAGTAACAGCTGCTAAGAAACCAGCTGCTAAAAAAGCACCTGCTAAGAAAACAAGCAAAAAATAATAGATAAAATATTTATATAAATAATTTTTAAAGGGCTTGACTTTATATAAAGTTAAGCCCTATTTTTATTATTAGTTTGGACTAGTACTACGATGTACACATCGCGAAGCGTGCCTGTGGCAGCTACTTTGGCGAAGCCCGCCTGCGGGGTGTGCGACAAAAAAGTAGATAACATTTATATAAGTGAATCAGTTAACAAACTTAAATTTTTTAGTATATACTGAAAATTTTTAAGTTTGTCAATTTTTTTATTCAACTTTTTCCCGCCGCAAAAAGTTGCTTATATCCTCGACAAGCTCGGATACGCTTCGCGAAAGTGCAAGTATAAAATTAGTACTAAATAATACTAAAATTGTCTTACATGTAAAATAATTTATTACATTTAAGTTATAAATATAGCCTTTTTGCTTCTTTGTGGCAATACCATACCTACACTTACAGTGGACTTCGTCAGGTACTCCTTTCAGTCGCAGGCACTCCCTACGGTCGCAAAAGAAGTGGGGTCTGGGGCAAAGCCCCAGATATAAAAACAAAAATATAAATTTATTTTTGACAAAATATAATTGTTTAGGTATATACTGAAAATTTTTAAGTTTGTCAACTATTCGCCATAGAGGCTTTCCGCACGGTATTGCTTACTCTTATCAAAAGTCCTCTATATGTGCGGCTGATTACTTATTACTATACAAAAATTAATACAGATAAAACATATTTAACCAACATTATATAATATTTTATTTATGAAAAATTATAATTTATATTTACAAAATAGAAAAATTTATAAAATGTAGTTCTTTAGATTTTTAATTTTATTGTTTGTGGTTGCTTTGCCCCAGCCCCCAGTTCTTTTACTGAGTAGGTACCTTTCGGTATTAGTATAAAAGAACCTTATATCCTCGATAAACTCGGATACGCTTCGCGAAAACGCAATTACTAGAACTTTATATTAAATATATACTTATTAAATATGGGATATAACCTAAATTTAGACTATAAATGCAGTTCTTTTGGTTCTTTTATACCAATAAAAGAACTGGGGGTGCGGGGGCTAGTCCCCGAAAATAATAACAATATAAAAAATAAAATTGACAAAATATAATTGTTTATATACAACTTTAAATATTTTGTAATTTACTTCGTTAAATGTATATATTCTTTTTCTTTGTTTTTTACTTTTCCTATGATACAAGCACAGTCTATACCTTCACGCCATAAATCAGCTAGTATATTTTCTGCATTACTTTTATCAGCACATATAAATAAACCGCCGGAAGTTTGAGGGTCGAAAGAAAGCATTTTTAAATTATAGTCAACATTATCATCTACTTTAATATTATCTCCTACATAACGCATATTAGTAAAAGCAGCTCCCGGTATACAACCCATATCAAGTACTTCATAAGTTTTATTAAACATAGGCAATGCTGATGATTGAAGCTCTATAGTTACATTGCTTGCTTTAGCCAT encodes:
- the ppdK gene encoding pyruvate, phosphate dikinase, which produces MASKKMVYFFGNGKSEGAKETKALLGGKGLGLAQMTESKVPVPAGFTITTEVCDYYSKNKSYPKGLEKMVDENIKKLEKAMNMKFGDVNKPLLVSVRSGAAISMPGMMDTILNLGINEKVVEGLVAKTNNPRFAWDAYRRFIQMFGDVAMGVDHDKFEEILDERKKAIAPKVGKPEKEVKDTDLDVEELKIVVEKYKAMYKEEKGEEFPEDPKVQLWHAINAVFRSWNNPRAEAYRKLNDIRGLLGTAVNVQAMVFGNMGNTSATGVCFSRNPSTGENKFYGEFLINAQGEDVVAGIRTPQEITLEGSLEWAKNNNISEEERKAKYPSLEEVMPSVYKQLVSYKNQLEKYYSDMQDMEFTIQEGKLYMLQTRNGKRTAAAAVRIAVELAEAKIISKEEALMRVNPSDLDQLLHPMFDPTAKKGAKVLAKGLNASPGAAVGKVVFAADRAEAMKEAGEQTILVRIETSPEDIKGMNAAEGILTARGGSTSHAAVVARGMGKCCVAGCSALEIDYANKCMKVGDDVVNEGDYISIDGSTGEVMLGQVATKEAEMSEDFKKLMQWADDKRKEKKFEVHTNADTPNDAQIARKFGAEGIGLCRTEHMFFNADRIKSVRQLILVAEEVKQLKEKLEAAEKIGDKKTIEELEPLYKEPRKLYDEALDSILPMQREDFIGIFTAMNGYPVTVRLLDPPLHEFIPHEDSQLQELSNEMNVSFEKLRAIRDSLHEFNPMLGHRGCRLGITYPEIYDMQARAILEAAVKVKKNGVDVHPEIMIPLVGTLKELKMIKDRIIKIAEEVFAKEGSSVKYKVGTMIEVPRAALVADKIATEAEFFSFGTNDLTQMGGGFSRDDAGKFLKDYVNKEIYEKDPFQSLDQEGIGELLRIGVTKGRAANKNLTVGICGEHGGDPATVMFCYSIGLNYVSCSPYRVPIARLAAAQGIISSKPAKKSAAKKPAAKKAASKTASAKKPAAKKTASKVTAAKKPAAKKAPAKKTSKK
- a CDS encoding sodium-dependent transporter; the protein is MHDNNREKLSSRLGFLLVSAGCAIGLGNVWRFPYITGKYGGALFVLLYLISLVILGLPILVMEFSVGRAGKRDLAGSYRALQKPGYKWHIIGYIQIFGCVLLMMFYTTVAGWCLSYCYFMAAGKLQGLNPQQVGEFFGSVLASPSTLILWMTVTVIIATFVCMMGLENGVEKVTKVMMTLLLLVLLVLIIRAVTLPNAKEGLKFYLLPDTNKMFSGGLKGFFSVAYAAIGQSFFTLSLGIGAMTIFGSYIDKNYSLTGESIMVMGLDTLIAFLSGLVIFPTTFSFGINPGEGAGLVFLTLPNIFNSMVLGRLWGALFFLFLSMAALTTIIAVFENLIAFTMSETKMPRKKTTIIVSITIFILSLPTALGFNLLSFIKPLGEGSTIADGLDFLVSNNFLPIGGIIILIFCTREFGWGWGNFIKEADTGKGIKFPQWARFYVSYILPFIVLAIFVIDYINRFFI
- a CDS encoding toxic anion resistance protein — encoded protein: MENNNLENNQQPNNIQDQNIVNAQPMQQNAMPNNIQGQNIVNAQPVQQNVMPNNMQGQNIVNAQPVQQNVMPNNIQGQNIINVQPVQPNVMPNNMQGQNFVNVQPVQQNAMPVNMQGQNFVNTQNYQPQNSAQQVFNDMNSVSNGQFTPEDIAKINQLSNSINLQDSVSIMSYGSAAQNKMIQFSENTLSNVMNKDLGEVGEAITDVITELKGFDIENETKGKGLFGFFKKAANNITKLKAKYTSVEANIDSIVKNLEAHQRNLLKDISILDQMYNYNLEYLKELEIYIEAGKQKLNHLMANEIPALESKAIASNTAEDAQLARDFKDLANRFEKRIHDLELTKTISIQTIPQIRLVQNNNVIMTEKIQSTITNTIPLWKNQMVLAIGLHHSNEAAKAQRAVTDTTNELLRKNADMLKTSTIETARESERGIVDIETLKHTNQQLISTLDEVMKIQTEGREKRRAAELELRNIENELKTKILNVSRE
- a CDS encoding OmpA family protein: MLKKINIFFILLLVALNAYGAIVISTYKKPREIKYKYKMTERGKVLIVPKNILFQFNSGELDLNKYLKTVKYVGDVSTSTNIMMIIIEGHISTNEYKKTTNGYDRKDILFLYNRKNIDELSYKRSYNVYLAVTNGIVSKLTNYGLQDLLSEYKKIEENRRVEFILIENTNDMNVYTNYINNLIMSK